The following proteins come from a genomic window of Miscanthus floridulus cultivar M001 chromosome 2, ASM1932011v1, whole genome shotgun sequence:
- the LOC136540695 gene encoding transcription factor BHLH3-like isoform X1, which yields MELDEETFLDELMSLRREAAASAPWQQAAACSAYPGGGGATMMSDLLFFGGTTEGAAADATSMDLSPFHQDPLQAAPHPHEEFNFDCLSEVCNPYRIGGVGVPRDEAAVVPGPGQALAALHDAMVEEETSGDLDLQGQHYGGGGGASPTFVFGGGAGESSEMPIVRSVGGPHPHHRSKLHGAPSKNLMAERRRRKRLNDRLSMLRSIVPKISKMDRTSILGDTIDYVKELTERIKVLEEEIGASPEDLDLLNTLKDSSTCSNEMMVRNSTKFDVEKRGNGSTRIEICCPTNPGVLLSTVSALEVLGLEIEQCVVSCFSDFAMQASCSQVRGRPEETSYEHRRDKAGIVYECWLWREVPLASKQLQTNPANIKLVSCTIVIVVDAFLH from the exons atggagcttgacgaggagaCGTTCTTGGACGAGCTCATGTCGCTGCGGCGGGAGGCGGCGGCGTCCGCGCCGTGGCAACAAGCTGCTGCCTGTAGTGCCTACCCGGGCGGAGGCGGCGCCACGATGATGAGCGACCTCCTCTTCTTCGGCGGGACGACGGAGGGCGCCGCCGCGGACGCCACCAGCATGGACCTCTCGCCGTTCCACCAGGACCCGCTGCAGGCGGCCCCGCACCCGCACGAGGAGTTCAACTTCGACTGCCTGAGCGAGGTCTGCAACCCGTACAGGATCGGCGGCGTCGGCGTTCCGCGGGACGAGGCCGCAGTGGTGCCCGGACCCGGACAGGCGCTCGCTGCTCTCCACGACGCCATGGTGGAGGAGGAGACGAGCGGTGACCTGGACCTGCAGGGGCAGCActatggaggtggcggtggcgccTCCCCGACGTTCGTGTTCGGCGGAGGCGCCGGCGAGAGCTCCGAGATGCCCATCGTCAGGAGTGTCGGCGGCCCCCACCCCCACCACAGGAGCAAGCTCCACGGCGCGCCGTCCAAGAATCTCATGGCCGAGAGGCGGCGGAGGAAGCGCCTCAACGACCGCCTCTCCATGCTCCGCTCCATTGTTCCCAAGATCAGCAAG ATGGACAGGACATCCATTCTTGGGGACACCATTGACTATGTGAAGGAGCTGACGGAGCGGATCAAAGTCCTCGAGGAGGAGATCGGCGCCTCCCCGGAGGACCTGGACCTTCTCAACACCTTGAAAGATTCGTCCACCTGCAGCAACGAGATGATGGTAAGGAACTCCACCAAG TTCGACGTCGAGAAGCGGGGAAACGGGAGCACGAGGATCGAGATCTGCTGCCCGACAAACCCCGGGGTGCTGCTGTCCACGGTAAGCGCGCTGGAGGTGCTCGGGCTGGAGATCGAGCAGTGCGTCGTGAGCTGCTTCAGCGACTTTGCCATGCAGGCCTCTTGCTCGCAAGTGA GGGGACGGCCGGAAGAGACAAGTTATGAGCACCGACGAGATAAAGCAGGCATTGTTTACGAGTGCTGGCTATGGAGGGAGGTGCCTCTAGCTAGCAAGCAGCTCCAAACCAATCCAGCAAATATAAAGCTAGTAAGTTGCACGATTGTTATTGTTGTTGATGCTTTTCTTCATTGA
- the LOC136540695 gene encoding transcription factor BHLH3-like isoform X3 — protein sequence MELDEETFLDELMSLRREAAASAPWQQAAACSAYPGGGGATMMSDLLFFGGTTEGAAADATSMDLSPFHQDPLQAAPHPHEEFNFDCLSEVCNPYRIGGVGVPRDEAAVVPGPGQALAALHDAMVEEETSGDLDLQGQHYGGGGGASPTFVFGGGAGESSEMPIVRSVGGPHPHHRSKLHGAPSKNLMAERRRRKRLNDRLSMLRSIVPKISKMDRTSILGDTIDYVKELTERIKVLEEEIGASPEDLDLLNTLKDSSTCSNEMMVRNSTKFDVEKRGNGSTRIEICCPTNPGVLLSTVSALEVLGLEIEQCVVSCFSDFAMQASCSQGDGRKRQVMSTDEIKQALFTSAGYGGRCL from the exons atggagcttgacgaggagaCGTTCTTGGACGAGCTCATGTCGCTGCGGCGGGAGGCGGCGGCGTCCGCGCCGTGGCAACAAGCTGCTGCCTGTAGTGCCTACCCGGGCGGAGGCGGCGCCACGATGATGAGCGACCTCCTCTTCTTCGGCGGGACGACGGAGGGCGCCGCCGCGGACGCCACCAGCATGGACCTCTCGCCGTTCCACCAGGACCCGCTGCAGGCGGCCCCGCACCCGCACGAGGAGTTCAACTTCGACTGCCTGAGCGAGGTCTGCAACCCGTACAGGATCGGCGGCGTCGGCGTTCCGCGGGACGAGGCCGCAGTGGTGCCCGGACCCGGACAGGCGCTCGCTGCTCTCCACGACGCCATGGTGGAGGAGGAGACGAGCGGTGACCTGGACCTGCAGGGGCAGCActatggaggtggcggtggcgccTCCCCGACGTTCGTGTTCGGCGGAGGCGCCGGCGAGAGCTCCGAGATGCCCATCGTCAGGAGTGTCGGCGGCCCCCACCCCCACCACAGGAGCAAGCTCCACGGCGCGCCGTCCAAGAATCTCATGGCCGAGAGGCGGCGGAGGAAGCGCCTCAACGACCGCCTCTCCATGCTCCGCTCCATTGTTCCCAAGATCAGCAAG ATGGACAGGACATCCATTCTTGGGGACACCATTGACTATGTGAAGGAGCTGACGGAGCGGATCAAAGTCCTCGAGGAGGAGATCGGCGCCTCCCCGGAGGACCTGGACCTTCTCAACACCTTGAAAGATTCGTCCACCTGCAGCAACGAGATGATGGTAAGGAACTCCACCAAG TTCGACGTCGAGAAGCGGGGAAACGGGAGCACGAGGATCGAGATCTGCTGCCCGACAAACCCCGGGGTGCTGCTGTCCACGGTAAGCGCGCTGGAGGTGCTCGGGCTGGAGATCGAGCAGTGCGTCGTGAGCTGCTTCAGCGACTTTGCCATGCAGGCCTCTTGCTCGCAA GGGGACGGCCGGAAGAGACAAGTTATGAGCACCGACGAGATAAAGCAGGCATTGTTTACGAGTGCTGGCTATGGAGGGAGGTGCCTCTAG
- the LOC136540695 gene encoding transcription factor BHLH3-like isoform X2 produces the protein MELDEETFLDELMSLRREAAASAPWQQAAACSAYPGGGGATMMSDLLFFGGTTEGAAADATSMDLSPFHQDPLQAAPHPHEEFNFDCLSEVCNPYRIGGVGVPRDEAAVVPGPGQALAALHDAMVEEETSGDLDLQGQHYGGGGGASPTFVFGGGAGESSEMPIVRSVGGPHPHHRSKLHGAPSKNLMAERRRRKRLNDRLSMLRSIVPKISKMDRTSILGDTIDYVKELTERIKVLEEEIGASPEDLDLLNTLKDSSTCSNEMMFDVEKRGNGSTRIEICCPTNPGVLLSTVSALEVLGLEIEQCVVSCFSDFAMQASCSQVRGRPEETSYEHRRDKAGIVYECWLWREVPLASKQLQTNPANIKLVSCTIVIVVDAFLH, from the exons atggagcttgacgaggagaCGTTCTTGGACGAGCTCATGTCGCTGCGGCGGGAGGCGGCGGCGTCCGCGCCGTGGCAACAAGCTGCTGCCTGTAGTGCCTACCCGGGCGGAGGCGGCGCCACGATGATGAGCGACCTCCTCTTCTTCGGCGGGACGACGGAGGGCGCCGCCGCGGACGCCACCAGCATGGACCTCTCGCCGTTCCACCAGGACCCGCTGCAGGCGGCCCCGCACCCGCACGAGGAGTTCAACTTCGACTGCCTGAGCGAGGTCTGCAACCCGTACAGGATCGGCGGCGTCGGCGTTCCGCGGGACGAGGCCGCAGTGGTGCCCGGACCCGGACAGGCGCTCGCTGCTCTCCACGACGCCATGGTGGAGGAGGAGACGAGCGGTGACCTGGACCTGCAGGGGCAGCActatggaggtggcggtggcgccTCCCCGACGTTCGTGTTCGGCGGAGGCGCCGGCGAGAGCTCCGAGATGCCCATCGTCAGGAGTGTCGGCGGCCCCCACCCCCACCACAGGAGCAAGCTCCACGGCGCGCCGTCCAAGAATCTCATGGCCGAGAGGCGGCGGAGGAAGCGCCTCAACGACCGCCTCTCCATGCTCCGCTCCATTGTTCCCAAGATCAGCAAG ATGGACAGGACATCCATTCTTGGGGACACCATTGACTATGTGAAGGAGCTGACGGAGCGGATCAAAGTCCTCGAGGAGGAGATCGGCGCCTCCCCGGAGGACCTGGACCTTCTCAACACCTTGAAAGATTCGTCCACCTGCAGCAACGAGATGATG TTCGACGTCGAGAAGCGGGGAAACGGGAGCACGAGGATCGAGATCTGCTGCCCGACAAACCCCGGGGTGCTGCTGTCCACGGTAAGCGCGCTGGAGGTGCTCGGGCTGGAGATCGAGCAGTGCGTCGTGAGCTGCTTCAGCGACTTTGCCATGCAGGCCTCTTGCTCGCAAGTGA GGGGACGGCCGGAAGAGACAAGTTATGAGCACCGACGAGATAAAGCAGGCATTGTTTACGAGTGCTGGCTATGGAGGGAGGTGCCTCTAGCTAGCAAGCAGCTCCAAACCAATCCAGCAAATATAAAGCTAGTAAGTTGCACGATTGTTATTGTTGTTGATGCTTTTCTTCATTGA